The following DNA comes from Cololabis saira isolate AMF1-May2022 chromosome 7, fColSai1.1, whole genome shotgun sequence.
GTGAAACATTTACCTGCCACAGCACCAATCATTGGGCAGTACAACCCTGTACATTTCAAATTGAAACTAAAATACAGCATGTCCACTGTATTAAAATGTAACATGGCCTTTTAGCCTTTGGACTGGTGTTTTAGAGTGCACAGGCTAAAGTGCATTCAGTACTGAAAACAATCCCAATATTAAAACAAGCCTTGTGAAATGAAATCCTCAATAACACCTTAGTAGTAACTAAACCATTTCATGACAGCTAGAGTCCTGGATGATGAGACGTTTTTACAGCAGAGTTGGCATACAGATGTGGCCTCCAGGGCCTTCCTCCTTATGACAAACACGGTGCTACGTCGCTAGCCTAGTCCCACATCCAACAAGACGAGCTACTTCAGGGTCAAACCAATTCTCTTCCTAAGGCAACAGCCCCCAAACCTGAACAAtgagtggggggaaaaaaagaaaaaaaaatcctttgtaACTGAAAACCACAATTTATCAATGAGGCCAACACATTACAAAAACGACGACTTATACGACATGTATTTAGAAAGATAAGCAAATTGTGTCCacttgcaaaaataaaaaacaaattagataaataaataataaaagcttCAAGTCTATGAAATTATTTGCATAGCTCTCGCATAAAGACGAGCTGAATAACAACCAAATCAAAAGTGATTACGTACATTTctcgaaagaaaaaaaacaaacacgtgCTCGTTTGGTAAATTTCTATTAAACATTGGCTCTGGTGGTCAAACGGAGAAATTATAACAATAGGTAATGTTACTGGCCAAATATGACTTCTGTCTTTAGCTCATGAGCAAGATAAATAAACGGTAAAGGTCTCCAACACGATGTAGAGACATCAAGTCATTAGCTAGTTAGTTAGCTGATAGTATAACAAGTGGGTCAACTAAAACGACAAGGTATTTTATCCCAGTGTCTCCATTTACTACCGACTGACAGCTACCGTAACACTCACTTGCTGACACGATTTAAAAAGCAGGACCTGGACCGGGAGCTGCTGgatgtagcagcagcagcagcagctagcGTGGCCACGCAGCTTCCTAGAAAGCTAGCGTGCTGCAGCTGACCTGATGCATTACCTGCGTTCTGCGGTTCCTTAGCAACCGAAGCCGCACAGTGAGTGCACCGGGTGAACGGCAGATTAACGACTATTTATAGCCTCTGGACGATACCAACGCACGGGGAACACCCGGGCACACGGAGTGCCTTTTCTTCAAAATCGCAATCATAAAAGACGATGGAATAAAGACCTGGTATATGTTTTGTAATTTTAACGTTTTTTTTAGGAATTATCACTTTAATGTAAGTTCGTATCCATATATGTTAAAGGTAATGTACACgtgtgtccccccccccccccgtacaCCCCCACAGTTAGATTGGTCTAAATAAAGCCGCAGCATCATTTCAGACGTGATTTAAACTTTAAagcacacatttatttttaatcgtaaataaatagaaacatttttaattttgataTCTATCGATATATGTGACGCGAAAAAAGATACGAGATTCCTTAGTCTGATTTGAGGTTATGaacttatgccgcgttccatttacctcggatatcggaactgggaactaggaatggcagccatcatggaatggtaactcgggggtggtgaagcttctcccactttcccaataggaaatcccacttcgaggggcgttccagttgaaaattccgactaggaactgggaaattccgacttccgaggacaaatggaacgcggcataactgCGACCTGCGACCGCCtcccacaaaaaaagaaaaaaagaagaagcactAAATGCATGCAGTGGACGTTAGCACCTAGCTCAATGGTTGTTACTTATAGAGTtggaaaatagtttttttaagTCATGTAACTATCGATCGATAATTGTTCTCAAACAGCTTCCTTACTTCATCATTCTTCGTCactttatatatatagagagagagaatcacgaagttatggcagaggaaaaactcaaaaaagaagaaactctCGCCATGAGACGTAGGTTGATCGGGTATGTACAGTAAAACGACATTTCCTTACTGGCAGATGATCGATGCCTGTGCACAACTTGCTGGTGGTGACACGTATTGATTCTTTTGATTACATACAGCCAGTCGTGCAGACTATTTTATTCAGACGACCCAGTGAAAATAGTGAGAGGAAGAGGACAATATCTTTTCGACGAAAACGGAAAACGCTATTTGGACTGCATTAGTAACGTCCAACATGGTAAAACATCTATTATCTAGTCCACGATACATTCCAGTTCAACTCAGTGTTGTCATAAGAGCTGTAATAATGTAGTAACATACCCCTGGTGTGTTTTCTTCAGTGGGTCACTGTCACTCGGCCGTGAACAAGGCTGCAGCCGCACAAATGGAGATGCTGAACATAAATGCTCGATTCCTTCATGACAACATAGTCCTGTATGCAGACCGCCTCGCTGCCACCTTGCCTGAGAAATTGTCTGTCTTCTATTTTGTTAACTCTGGGTAAGAAATGCACACGCAGCCTGACAAGCTGGTTGTCCTTGAAGATCCAGTGCAGTAATTAcacaccgcggttgaattggtttggtATTGGATATTGGACATTCAGAGACATCCATTTAACTTGTGATAGGCTACATActactgattttggtcatattgcttgtgatgtgttcatggtcatccagactatatatcacaagagagtaattattataaaatcatattatgggctgatttaatgaggtttaatgaattcaacaccaaattaattcaacacccataaaacgtgtgatacataacaccgattgttttcaaaccacttgtgatgtgttcatggtcatccagAGGATATATCacgagagtaattattataaaatcatactatgggctgatttaatgagatttaatgaattcaacacccataaaacttgtgatacataacaccaatTGTTtattatgggtgttgaattcattaaaccacattaatcaGCCCATAGTAAAAACACTACTCTTAATGGatacaaaatggaaatggacacatgaactgacaaccaatgaccaaagtgccttgctcggctgaaccactttttcttttcttttatgcttttcttttgaagttgtgtgaaattaagaaatggtaaaaacagaacattagaaggggtaggactagaaaagttttttgaaacttcatcctacaccctttcaaacaggaaatatttatttacatatagatttgtctctttaatttgctttgttttgcttatggttttctttgttgttctgttttttttttttgttttgttttttttcggtatacattttattttgtttttgttttaacctgtttgaataattaaataaatgaaatagtatgattttataataactacagtcttgtgatatatagtctggatgaccatgaacacatcacaagtggtttgaaaacaatcggtgttatgtatcacaagttttatgggtgttgaattcattaaacctcattaaatcagcccataatatgattttatattaattactctcttgtgatatatagtctctagatgaccatgaacacatcacaagcaatatgaccaaaatcagtggaatgtatcacaagttaaatggatgtctttgaatgtcgaatatccaatatcaaaccaattcaaccgcggttaaTTACACATGTGCTTCTCTGACAGTTCAGAAGCGAATGATCTGGCCCTCCGCTTGGCACAACAATACACCCAAAACCAGGATGTCATAGTGCTGGAGCAGTAGGTGTTTACATAATTCACATTCACTGCTTTGACAATACATTTGCTTAATGGTAATAACAATGAACTTTCCCTCTATACCAGTGCATACCACGGGCATCTCACGTCCCTTATCGACATTAGTCCGTACAAGTTCCAAAAACTGGCCGGTCAGAAAGAATGGGTTCATGTGGTGTGTACATTTATACTAGCAGTATTGCGTGTAGTCAGCTCCTGATCATCTGAAAGTATGTTTAATCCTCCTAGGCACCCTTACCAGACACCTACAGAGGCATATACAGAGAGGACCATCCCAACCCAGGCCAAGCATACGCTGATACAGTAAAAGGTCTAATAGAAGAGATCCACAGGAAAGGCCGTAAGGTGCATTTTAGCACAGCTCCATGCATCTTCAGTAAAATCATTGATATTCATAAGACTTACGCTACAAATCTTAAAAGTTGTAATAAACATTATTCATGACTTGATTTTTCATAATTATTTCTCTTCTCACCATAGATCTCAGCCTTCTTTGCTGAATCGTTGCCGAGTGTGGGAGGACAGATTATCTTTCCCCAGGGATACTCTGCTAAAGTTGCAGAGTGAGTAAGGATCCAGTTGTGTCCATCACATTTGGATTACTGACTATGCGGCGCCTTTCCCTCATACTCTCCACAGATATGTGCGGTCAGCTGGTGGAGTTTTTGTGGCAGATGAAGTGCAGACAGGTTTTGGAAGAGTCGGGAGCCATTTTTGGGCTTTCCAGCTGCAGGGAGAGGATTTCTGTCCTGACATAGTGACCATGGGAAAACCAATGGGCAATGGTCATCCCCTGGCATGTGTGGCAACTACCATGGACATAGCTGGAGCTTTCACAGCGAATGGAGTGGAGTACTTCAATACGGTGACTATACAGTAAACCTATACACACAGCCAGGGTAGTTAACTAATTCCCATTCATTTttactgtgattttttttttctctacatcaATTATTGTCACAAAAAAGAGCAGAAAGTGTCTTGTACTTGTGGTTATGTTTATCCTTGAAAGTGATTTTGTTCCCCCTTTATCTACTATTACTgtgcatgcattcattttctttaaacatttttttctgtaactTTATGCAGTTTGGAGGGAATCCAGTGTCGTGTGCCATTGGCATGGCCGTTCTTGATGTGATAGAAGAGGAAGACCTCCGAGGAAATGCCCGAAGGGTGGGATTGCATCTTAAAGACTTGCTCACAAAACTTAAAGAAAGACATGAAATAATTGGAGATGTCAGGTAAGAAGTGTTCGCTCTCCTTTGGCTTTTCAATTGTGAATTTCCAtgggataaataaataaacaatcaaGACCAGCACGGTTTCTTGTTACACCAAATTAAAGCTCACCCATGTCCCTTTGGGAGATCAAGAGGTTTTTTGCTCGGCTAGTTCTGCCTCTGTCCTGTCATTTTAAAATGCGATGCTTGAAATCACTTATATCATATTTCCTGCACCTGCTGTGGCTGAACAGATTCAACTATTACTGCCTATACTGGATCCTTGAGCTTAAAATATACACAGACTGTGGGAAATTGCTCTCATTGACCTGAAATCATGTTTATGCACCACAAGCAGTACATTATATATTACataaaaatatgttgttttaaATTAGGCATGAATTTTAAGGCACTGCTTGAAAATGTTAGCAAAGAACTTAAAAGCAAAGATGTCCAAGCGGTTTTTGAAAGCAACCATGGCTCTGAAAAAGAACCCAAAGCCAAAAATGTAAagttaattaaacaaaaattgaGATGGCattaactgtaaaaaaaaaaataaatgtagctttatatttacattaggAATGCTCTTAAAACAAGTCTTCTCATTAAGTAAAAACACCAGCGCAGAACTGTAACCATGAAAGTAGAGGGCAAATCAAAGAATATATTCTAATAGATGTGTGTATTGCATATTTTCATTTGTGATTAAAATACCACTCCCCCCAAATCTAGAGGTGCAGGACTGTTTGTGGGACTTGAGCTGGTTACAGACAGAGAGAGGACTCCTGCCACTAAGACTGCAGCATGGGTGGTGAAGAGGTATGAGTTCATGGCACAAGTCACCATTATTGGTTAAAGTCCTGCAGTTCTTTTACTCACATGCAAGTtccttttgtcatttttttaaaataataggTTGAAGAAGGATGATCGAATCTGTGTCAGTACAGACGGCCCCTGGGAGAATGTCTTGAAATTTAAGCCTCCAATGTGCTTCAGCACTGAGGATGCAGAACTAGTGGTACAATGTATTGACCGCATCCTCTCTGGTTAGTAACATAAACTAACTTCCGACAATTGTAAATGTtcttatgtatatatacatatatacatacacatacatcttgtcataagtggcATACCTATACATGCCCTAAAATGGTAAGAAATGCCTAAACATAGTCAGACACACTTGGAATTTAATCCCAGAATGATTCGTATTAATTGTTCTTACAGATATGAAAGCCAGTGACCTCAGACTTGAAAATGAAGACATCTAAAGGTTTGTTAAACCTGTAGAAAACTTTTAATTGCATCAGACATGGTCAAGTGGTCACATTCATAAAGTTCAGAGGTAGAGATATTAATATCTAAACTTGACGCTGCAGTAGATCAGCTTCACATCACTCCGCAGAACATATTTTAACCTTGCAGTCAACACTGACCATTGTGGGGACTCAATTTGTTCTTAAGATGGAGTAATCAAACATTACATCTAGGGCACATGAAAGTAATGACAATGGattcaaatggatcactgcttTGATTGATCTGGAGCTGTCTGGTCACTGTAAATGCTTTGTTACAGGTGTTCACTACCAGTTCATGGCATCaacttgattaaaaaaaaaaaggaaagaaaaaaaaaaaaaaaagatgtgaagtcACCTCCGATAGTTCCCGGCTCACTGGAATTAAACAGTCAGCTGATACCAGCTAAAGCATGGTGAAGTCATCACATCGGAGGTAGTAATGGACCAGAAGATGCCAATGTAACACTAAAATACCATGtacttacaaaaataaaaaaggtttgtATGTAATCCCAACTTGTGTTCTCTTTTACCCACAGCAGCCATAAATAAAGTAACCAGCTCCAACTTTACAGTTGTCCTCAACACAGATACAAAGTAAGGTTGGGTTTAGCACTTACCAGACCAAAATCTTTAACTACtggacatttatttaaaaaacgaaataaataaaaattaaaaaaaaaaaagctcatgtTATGCTTTTTGACATTTAACAAGTATTAATGCCAGTTATCCTGCTGGCAGTGAGGCCCTCTCCCACAGCTTCCCAGAGAGGCGTCCATGGAGATGTTATTATGAGATGCAAAACAAGCAAGCCATTTAACAGTTTAGACATTTAACATTAACTttacaaataataacaaaaagatCTGTTTGTAATAtaaatgaaaagtttatttctaCCAATTTGCTCAAGACACTAGAGGAATGAGATTTCAGTGACAGAGGGAGTACCCTCTTACATCAACAGGCTTGCGTTCAGTTGTATAACACTAGTTAAGTCACTTAAAATTTGCAGACAtgataggggaaaaaaaaaaaaaactccttaaaagccaaaagaaaaagaagaaaataaaataagatggtGGTTGTCTTTGTCTACAAGGCCATCTGCAATACTCGATGGACACACTTACAAAGAAGcctttgattattttaaatcCCTTATTTTACATCACCCCACATCTGAAGCCATGCAACTTGCATCCAACACTCAGcataggaaaaaaatatatataactaAAAATCTAGAAAcaccaaaaggaaaaaaaaaaaaaacaatattgttttatttatgagcTTCAAAAGCTCTTGCTCCTGCACATCTGTAAATCCAGTAGACATGTAAAAATACAACCATACAATACATTAGATTCAAAAAAGGTACCAAAAAGTACAGTAAAAATAACACTTCCATTGCTGGAAATGTAAATGGacacaaaacaatataaaataaaaagtggaaAAGTGACATTTGCTTCCCCAGTTCCTCACTTGATCTGTACAAATGGAGCATGAGTCCAAATTTCTGCCAACTCCAAAGGAATAGCCAGAGCCCATGTTCGCTGTGGTCAGACCATGGATCTCTTTTTCATATTTACTTTAGACCTTAAGAGAAAAACATGGTGCTTTACGTTACTGAGAATTAACCAAACGCGGCATGCAGTTAAACAAAGACACAAGTGCATGAATGATTTTGACAGGTCAGTGAATGAATGGACAGACACACTTTGGGGACGGGGAACACGACCGCTAGCTAGCACCCCGGTGAAAAATGAAacgatcttttttttttcccgttttcaACCACCTCCAACTTAATCCTTATTGATCAAGTAGTCTTTGTAGAGATGCATCTCAAGATGGCTGACAGGTGGAATGAATCCATCTCTGATGATCACAGACCACACGTCACGACCTAGCCTAACCCCACCACAATGCTTGAATGGATTTAGAGTAGATGGACATCCTTGGGCTCAAAAGGCACTAATGGTTACAGCTACTTTCTCATACTACCACGGATGATGCAAGAATGCATACCTGCACTACGCGTGATCAGTATGGCTTGTAGCTACTCTGGTGGCCTCCACGTCTTGGAGTTTTCCCATAGCTTGTATTGCCCTGGTCTGGAGGACAAGAGAAAAAGGGACTGAGTTCTTCTGTACAACAAGGAGGACCAAGAAAATAAAGTTTCTCTCCCTGGGGGCACTTATCGCTTACTGTAATCGTAGCCACCCCCATAGCCGTAATAACCAGCAGAGTAGTCATAGTTGCCATAGCCGCCATATCCATAGCCTTGCTGTCCATAACCATAACCCTGGTTGTATCCCTGGTTccagtagttgttgttgtagcctTGATTCCAGTTCTGGCCCTGACCTAGAAACAAAAAGTAAGGCTATTGTCACAACTAACAGTCACACAAAACCTGGCAAGTATATTTTTGTTGAAATCGCTGAGTGTACATAAtaatcaaaaaaacaaacacttccTGTGggtacacacaaacaaaaaaaaggtgctGACCTCCACGCCCCCTGCCACGTCCTCCGTATCCTCGGGCGCCATACTGCTGCTGCATGTAGACCTCTTTGGGCTGGGCTATTTTGATTTCACACTGTAACACCACAAACAGCACAATATCATGAGCAAAGGTTTTTAATTCACACCACCTGCAAATGTGATATGCACATTGTCTTTTGTCCTTACCTTGCTTCCACCGACTGTGTGGTATTTCTTCTCCATGACTTTTTTGACGGAGCCTTCGTCTTTGTATGTAATAAATACAAATCCCCTCCTCTTCTCGGTCTTTGGATCTTGTGGCAGCTCAATGGTGTCGATCTACAAAATGTGGAAACATTTTTGTAGCACCCAATAGCATTGTAACAGTTTAATTTCTCAAGTAACAGAAAAATCAATTGACTGCGTTACCTCTCCAAATGCTCCAAAGTATTCCTGAATGACTTCCTTTGAGGTGTCGGGGTTAAGGCCTCCCACGAAGATTTTCTTGACTGGGTCCTTCTTCATGGCCATGGCTTTCTTTGGGTCGATCTGTCGGCCATCTAACCGGTGCTCCTTCTGCTCAAGAACCTACACAAAGACGTAACGTTCACTTATAGTTAGCCTCATTGCAAACCTGTCAATGTCCCCCTAAAGCGCCATCTTCATTACTTCTCCTCATACCTTGTCTACACTGGCCGCGTCTTTAAAGAGAATGAATCCGAAGCCTCTTGACCGGCCTGTCTGCTGATCCATCTTGATGGTACAATCTGTCACCTCGCCAAATTTCGAGAAGTAATCTTTGAGATCCTTCTTGCTCGTGTCCCAGCTGAGGCCACCGACAAACATTTTCCTAAACACAGAACCACAGAGACGGTGAGCTCCAGTGTTAGCAGTGGGGGCTGAACACACTGTTCCAGTACATCTGTTgacccggtgttctgccaatccttgctacctgtcgagaaatgctactttgtggttctgcgcacacGCACAGTCGAtgttcaaagtttgattgccacgccaatcatttcttgcacgatgtaaaattgataatatgggataaAAAAACAGAATGACAGGAGCGCTGCTGGTGTCCCCACAACCCCCGGTGCTCTTGCAATGGGTGCAACAGtgaactcaaaagaaaaaagaaatgcaagcACTCTGGTGGattgaaaaaaagtaaaaaaaaaaaaaaaaaaacctttattatAACATGGGTTacatctggaaaaaaaacactaacGCGTGTCAGCTTGCGCCTTCCTCAggatatgggatgttgagtatttgatccttcaaaatacactatccatgacatgaattgcattacactttgtgaacattatacggtaaagagaagagaaaaaaaaacaattattttgctttatttgatattcattcagtcattcgcctttatttaaccaggcaggtcattaagaacacattctgatttacaatgacggcctggcaaacGACATGGACCACtttgggggaaaggaagtggtttagggagtaaaacagtaaaattgtagctctacaaaaaaggtagaaaaccattaggtggcattttttggcaaagcagcaaaaaatggcagaacaccggtgacgtatgggagtggggggggggtagtTGTAAGCAGAGTGAAGCTACTACAGCTCAATAAATTCAAAATCTAACAGGATGTGAACTCAGCAGACTTGAATCTGTATTTTCCATAGACAAATATGGTTAAATGTAATCCTTTCAGTGACGCCCATCCCCCCCCTCTTCCCTCTGCACATGGCGCCAACAAAGGCCGGCTGAACAAAGAGACATGGGGAAACCACTAGTAGTTATCGTGCCACACTGGCtatttaactataaataaaacaatatacaattaaaaaaaaaagctcacccGGCATCCTCCTCGCCCTTGCTGGCGTCGATCTGGCCGCCCTCCGTGCCGCCGTTCTGCGAGTCTCCGTCCGCCTCGGGCCCCGCGCCCTCCCCGCAGCCGTCGGCGGCGCCGCCGTCCTCGTCCCCCTCCTCGGCGTGGCCGGCTCCGTTGAAGTCATCCTCCACCTCGTGGCCGTTTTCCGACGTCTCCATGTACTGCTGGTCGGCTTCGGACATTTTGTACTGTTTTTACCTAAAAGATCACAAGGCCATTCAAAGCCTGAATtagggttctgcgttaaatcgacgcagtgcatacgccgtagggttacgccgtacggtgcgcgtcgacgcgtaacctacgccgttagctctgcgtcggtgtgagcCTTTTACACGGTGCGGATCCGTGCCTTTCCCACCATTTTGACTGCACAAGACTCGTTATCCTTTCTTTATATAACACTATTTCCACCCTATTTCTACCCACAGTGAAAGTTAAGCCTGAGACAAAGATTATAAAACGTTTCAACCATCTGGATCACACTGATAAAACCAAGCCAAGTCAAATTTCCAGTTACGTAAGTCAAGAGGCCGAGCGTGTCgaaatatatacaaattacTTCATAATAACACGCTTATTTAAAGCCTGCGAATACAGCAATTCAATAAACATAGCAAAAACTACCTTTTAGTTTACGATTTggtgaaataataaaagcctaaatgcatgtatttaaaaaaaatccttacTGGTCACGGCCGGAGAGCTCTCTTCAAGATGGATTCTCCCACACGACGACAACTCGTGGTTGGTTTTCTAGAACCGGCAGGAGAAAACGACGTTTTTGCAAAGAAgcgttctg
Coding sequences within:
- the phykpl gene encoding 5-phosphohydroxy-L-lysine phospho-lyase isoform X1, giving the protein MAEEKLKKEETLAMRRRLIGQSCRLFYSDDPVKIVRGRGQYLFDENGKRYLDCISNVQHVGHCHSAVNKAAAAQMEMLNINARFLHDNIVLYADRLAATLPEKLSVFYFVNSGSEANDLALRLAQQYTQNQDVIVLEHAYHGHLTSLIDISPYKFQKLAGQKEWVHVAPLPDTYRGIYREDHPNPGQAYADTVKGLIEEIHRKGRKISAFFAESLPSVGGQIIFPQGYSAKVAEYVRSAGGVFVADEVQTGFGRVGSHFWAFQLQGEDFCPDIVTMGKPMGNGHPLACVATTMDIAGAFTANGVEYFNTFGGNPVSCAIGMAVLDVIEEEDLRGNARRVGLHLKDLLTKLKERHEIIGDVRGAGLFVGLELVTDRERTPATKTAAWVVKRLKKDDRICVSTDGPWENVLKFKPPMCFSTEDAELVVQCIDRILSDMKASDLRLENEDI
- the phykpl gene encoding 5-phosphohydroxy-L-lysine phospho-lyase isoform X2, with translation MEMLNINARFLHDNIVLYADRLAATLPEKLSVFYFVNSGSEANDLALRLAQQYTQNQDVIVLEHAYHGHLTSLIDISPYKFQKLAGQKEWVHVAPLPDTYRGIYREDHPNPGQAYADTVKGLIEEIHRKGRKISAFFAESLPSVGGQIIFPQGYSAKVAEYVRSAGGVFVADEVQTGFGRVGSHFWAFQLQGEDFCPDIVTMGKPMGNGHPLACVATTMDIAGAFTANGVEYFNTFGGNPVSCAIGMAVLDVIEEEDLRGNARRVGLHLKDLLTKLKERHEIIGDVRGAGLFVGLELVTDRERTPATKTAAWVVKRLKKDDRICVSTDGPWENVLKFKPPMCFSTEDAELVVQCIDRILSDMKASDLRLENEDI
- the LOC133446920 gene encoding heterogeneous nuclear ribonucleoprotein A/B-like, coding for MSEADQQYMETSENGHEVEDDFNGAGHAEEGDEDGGAADGCGEGAGPEADGDSQNGGTEGGQIDASKGEEDAGKMFVGGLSWDTSKKDLKDYFSKFGEVTDCTIKMDQQTGRSRGFGFILFKDAASVDKVLEQKEHRLDGRQIDPKKAMAMKKDPVKKIFVGGLNPDTSKEVIQEYFGAFGEIDTIELPQDPKTEKRRGFVFITYKDEGSVKKVMEKKYHTVGGSKCEIKIAQPKEVYMQQQYGARGYGGRGRGRGGQGQNWNQGYNNNYWNQGYNQGYGYGQQGYGYGGYGNYDYSAGYYGYGGGYDYNQGNTSYGKTPRRGGHQSSYKPY